The following proteins are encoded in a genomic region of Leptospira ryugenii:
- a CDS encoding YqgE/AlgH family protein yields the protein MPGSTKGKLLISNSSVIQDFFHKSIILMVDHDEDGAFGLVLNKPTEQTLESLIKNLPDTEHADRTVYAGGPVDNMFVTIVHNHKASRDPGVEIIPGIFMARSYDTLVEVLQSPECSFRVFQGYSGWSPGQLEGEFEKLSWVLAEPKEEMIFQASDSEDLWKDALRSKGGIYKYFVEHTKDPLLN from the coding sequence ATGCCTGGATCAACAAAAGGTAAATTGCTAATTTCAAATTCTAGTGTTATCCAGGACTTTTTTCATAAGTCAATCATCCTAATGGTAGATCATGACGAAGATGGTGCTTTTGGCCTTGTTCTCAATAAACCAACAGAACAAACATTAGAGTCTTTGATTAAAAACTTACCCGATACCGAACATGCAGACCGTACAGTATACGCTGGTGGTCCAGTGGACAATATGTTCGTAACAATCGTACACAATCATAAAGCTTCACGAGATCCAGGTGTAGAAATCATACCTGGTATCTTTATGGCTAGGAGTTATGATACATTGGTCGAGGTATTGCAATCACCAGAATGTAGCTTTCGAGTGTTCCAAGGCTATTCTGGATGGAGCCCTGGCCAGTTAGAAGGGGAATTTGAAAAACTTTCTTGGGTCCTAGCTGAACCAAAAGAAGAAATGATCTTCCAAGCTTCCGATAGTGAAGACCTCTGGAAAGATGCGCTCCGATCCAAAGGAGGAATCTATAAATATTTTGTTGAACATACCAAAGACCCCCTGTTAAATTAA
- a CDS encoding SDR family NAD(P)-dependent oxidoreductase, whose protein sequence is MKLESKKVILTGASSGIGKALLNHLLKHGALVVVGDLRPDAIPDHPNLHKLKIDVSKPSEIDRLIESSIEILDKIDAFIANAGFAYYEKMAEEDWNRIKSIFATNVFSPIYTIQKLSHLLPKGVHILVTASAMAYLPLPGYALYSATKSALHSFAKAFRMEMGGQYKLTLIYPIATKTAFFEKAGRSVPLPWPSQSADHVAKQVIRALVRPKNSVFPSLTFRILLVLNHFFPFFFPLYQFWQRWNFQKWLKSTESEGSSQ, encoded by the coding sequence ATGAAACTCGAATCAAAAAAAGTCATCCTGACCGGTGCCTCTTCCGGGATTGGGAAAGCATTACTCAATCATCTCCTTAAACACGGAGCACTTGTTGTTGTGGGTGACTTAAGACCAGATGCAATCCCAGACCATCCCAACCTCCACAAATTAAAAATAGATGTAAGCAAACCTTCCGAAATCGATCGATTGATCGAAAGTTCTATTGAGATTTTAGATAAGATAGATGCATTCATTGCCAATGCAGGTTTTGCATATTATGAAAAAATGGCAGAGGAGGATTGGAATCGAATCAAATCAATCTTTGCAACCAATGTGTTTTCTCCTATTTATACAATCCAGAAATTGAGCCATCTATTGCCAAAAGGTGTGCATATTCTAGTAACTGCTTCTGCTATGGCTTATTTGCCTTTGCCGGGATATGCTCTCTACTCGGCAACCAAGTCTGCTCTACATAGTTTTGCGAAAGCCTTTCGCATGGAAATGGGAGGGCAATACAAACTAACTCTCATATATCCGATCGCAACAAAAACAGCCTTTTTTGAAAAGGCCGGGAGATCTGTTCCTTTGCCATGGCCCAGCCAATCGGCCGATCATGTAGCGAAACAAGTCATCCGAGCATTGGTTCGGCCCAAAAATTCGGTATTTCCTTCCCTAACCTTTCGGATTTTACTCGTGTTGAACCATTTTTTCCCATTTTTTTTCCCCCTTTACCAATTCTGGCAGCGTTGGAACTTCCAAAAGTGGCTAAAATCTACGGAAAGTGAAGGGTCCTCGCAGTAG
- a CDS encoding Gfo/Idh/MocA family protein, whose translation MDKKVRLGVIGTGHMGQYHVNVAKMLSDATLEGIFDASTERASQIAEKHKTKAFPSEADLLKEVDAVVIAAPTFLHHKIAKQALTEKKHVLVEKPISQTVEEAKELVDLANRNNLVLQVGHVERFNGAVLELGKIADQPLLVESRRLAPFNSRISDVGVVLDMMIHDIDIVLNLVKSDVIEVKAVGSSVVSKHEDIASVVLRFANGCVACLNASRASQAKIRTLNISQKDSYVFLDFTNQEIELHRQASSTTQLGSGEIRYKQESIVEKIFVHKDNPLKQEQEHFINCIKGSVEPMVKGDSDIKTLEVAYKILQQIHEGK comes from the coding sequence ATGGATAAAAAAGTCCGTCTCGGAGTAATCGGTACTGGCCATATGGGTCAGTACCACGTCAACGTGGCTAAGATGCTATCTGATGCTACATTAGAAGGCATTTTTGATGCAAGCACTGAAAGAGCGAGTCAAATCGCCGAAAAGCATAAAACGAAAGCATTTCCCTCGGAAGCTGATCTATTAAAAGAAGTAGATGCGGTCGTGATTGCGGCACCTACATTTTTGCATCATAAAATCGCAAAACAGGCATTAACCGAAAAAAAGCATGTCCTCGTTGAAAAACCAATTTCTCAAACAGTCGAAGAAGCTAAAGAGTTGGTGGACTTGGCGAATCGTAACAACCTTGTATTGCAAGTTGGTCATGTAGAAAGATTTAACGGTGCTGTTCTCGAACTTGGAAAGATTGCAGACCAACCACTTCTTGTAGAGTCTAGGCGTCTTGCTCCCTTCAACTCACGAATTTCGGATGTTGGCGTGGTTTTAGATATGATGATTCATGACATTGACATCGTCTTAAATTTAGTAAAATCTGATGTGATTGAAGTAAAAGCGGTAGGCTCCTCCGTTGTTTCAAAACATGAAGACATTGCAAGTGTTGTTTTACGATTTGCAAATGGTTGTGTTGCTTGTCTAAATGCTTCACGTGCGTCCCAAGCTAAAATTAGAACTTTAAATATTTCACAAAAAGATTCTTACGTTTTCTTAGATTTCACAAACCAAGAGATTGAGTTGCATAGACAAGCAAGTTCGACAACTCAATTGGGTAGCGGTGAAATCAGATACAAACAAGAATCCATTGTGGAAAAGATATTTGTGCACAAGGATAATCCTCTAAAGCAAGAGCAGGAACATTTCATCAATTGTATCAAGGGTTCCGTTGAACCAATGGTGAAAGGTGATTCCGATATCAAAACCTTGGAAGTTGCTTATAAAATACTCCAACAAATCCACGAGGGAAAGTAA
- a CDS encoding alpha-E domain-containing protein — MLSRVAESVFWMNRYVERAENYSRFIDVNHQLSLDLNDEFPNQWMPLVFTTGDAAEFQKKYETHSPANVIRFMTFDEENPNSIFNCLSRARENARTIRENISTSMWEVLNEFYLLVKEHKKNYHEKQNLSGDGISVGLSEFLAFVRKSCQSFYGCLDATISHDEVWSFALLGRFLERADKTTRILDMKYFILLPSIQDVGSTLDLLQWLSLLKSASAHEMYNHRYKKVHPKDIAEFLILNETFPRSIVFCLQEIEESLEKVSGTKEGLPRNLAQEAATTYLNRLRSENIDSIFNKGLHEYLDDIQIELNQIGSKIVERFFIN, encoded by the coding sequence ATGTTAAGTAGAGTTGCTGAATCTGTATTTTGGATGAACCGTTATGTTGAGAGAGCAGAAAATTACTCTCGTTTCATAGACGTCAATCATCAACTATCTTTGGATTTAAATGACGAGTTCCCCAACCAATGGATGCCACTGGTTTTCACCACTGGCGATGCTGCAGAGTTCCAAAAGAAATATGAAACTCATAGCCCTGCGAATGTAATTCGCTTTATGACATTTGATGAAGAAAATCCAAATTCTATTTTCAACTGTTTGTCAAGAGCGAGAGAGAACGCGCGAACGATACGAGAAAATATCTCCACTTCTATGTGGGAAGTGTTGAATGAGTTTTATTTGCTCGTGAAAGAGCATAAAAAAAATTATCATGAGAAACAAAACCTTTCTGGAGATGGAATTTCTGTAGGTTTATCTGAGTTTTTGGCCTTTGTTAGGAAGAGTTGCCAAAGCTTTTATGGGTGTTTAGATGCAACCATTTCTCATGATGAGGTCTGGAGTTTTGCACTCTTAGGTAGATTTTTGGAGAGAGCAGACAAAACGACTCGTATCTTGGATATGAAGTATTTTATTCTTCTTCCTTCCATTCAAGATGTGGGCTCAACGCTAGATCTCTTACAATGGCTCTCACTTTTAAAATCAGCATCAGCACATGAAATGTATAACCATAGATATAAAAAAGTTCATCCAAAAGACATTGCTGAATTTCTAATTCTGAATGAAACATTTCCTCGTTCTATCGTCTTTTGTTTGCAAGAAATAGAAGAAAGTTTGGAGAAAGTATCTGGTACAAAAGAAGGTCTTCCTAGGAATCTTGCACAAGAAGCTGCAACCACATATTTGAATCGTTTGCGGTCCGAAAACATTGATTCAATTTTTAACAAAGGCTTACATGAGTATTTGGATGATATTCAAATCGAACTAAATCAAATCGGTTCAAAAATTGTTGAGAGATTTTTTATAAACTAA
- the dnaK gene encoding molecular chaperone DnaK encodes MSKEKIIGIDLGTTNSCVAVMEGGDPVVIQNSEGARTTPSIVAYTTKGETIVGQFAKNQAITNAVNTIRSAKRFIGRRFNESQDEAKMVSYKVIRAGNDGVKFETVSGEFTPQEISARVLMKMKKTAEDFLGHEVKKAVVTVPAYFNDEQRQATKDAGRIAGLEVERIINEPTAAALAYGFDKKKSNAKIAVYDLGGGTFDVSILELGDGVFEVKSTNGDTHLGGDDFDNVVMQWMIDEFKKQTGIDISQDKNTVQRLKEAAEKAKIELSGTTTTQINLPFITADASGPKHLDMTLTRAKFDDITKSLVERTRIPCVNALRDAGLSASEIDEVILVGGSTRIPAVQSLVKEIFGKEPNKSVNPDEVVAVGAAIQGGVLAGDVTDVLLLDVTPLSLGIETLGGVMTKLIERNTTIPTRKSQVFSTAADNQTTVSVHVLQGEREMASHNRTLGRFDLVGIPSAPRGVPQIEVTFDIDANGIVHVSAKDLGTGKEQKIRIESSSGLTEEEIKKMVKDAEAHAEEDRKAREFADTQNELESICYSLEKTAAEAGDKLDASEKQRVTDEVKRGREAIESKDLERMKSAKDSIQQVATQIAQKIYASAGPQAETSAGGNNGAGPESNGSGEKVVDADYTVVDEDKK; translated from the coding sequence ATGTCTAAGGAAAAAATTATAGGTATCGATTTAGGAACAACTAATTCGTGTGTTGCTGTAATGGAGGGTGGAGATCCCGTTGTCATTCAGAACTCTGAAGGCGCTCGGACAACTCCTTCAATTGTTGCTTACACGACGAAGGGTGAGACCATTGTGGGTCAGTTTGCAAAAAACCAAGCGATAACGAATGCTGTGAATACAATTCGTTCTGCAAAAAGATTCATCGGTAGACGATTCAATGAGTCTCAAGATGAAGCGAAGATGGTTTCCTACAAAGTCATTCGCGCCGGAAACGATGGTGTAAAATTTGAAACTGTATCTGGTGAGTTCACTCCACAAGAAATCTCTGCTAGAGTTTTGATGAAAATGAAAAAAACTGCAGAAGACTTCTTGGGCCATGAAGTAAAGAAGGCCGTAGTCACTGTTCCTGCATATTTCAACGATGAACAAAGACAGGCTACAAAGGACGCAGGTCGAATTGCGGGTTTGGAAGTAGAACGGATTATTAACGAGCCAACGGCTGCGGCACTAGCATACGGCTTCGACAAAAAGAAGTCAAATGCAAAGATTGCGGTTTATGATTTAGGTGGTGGAACTTTTGACGTATCCATACTTGAATTAGGCGACGGAGTATTTGAAGTAAAATCAACAAACGGAGACACCCACTTAGGTGGAGATGACTTTGACAATGTTGTGATGCAGTGGATGATCGATGAGTTTAAAAAACAAACAGGCATCGATATCTCCCAGGACAAAAACACCGTACAAAGATTGAAGGAAGCGGCTGAAAAAGCAAAAATCGAATTGTCTGGAACAACAACCACTCAAATCAATCTTCCCTTTATCACTGCGGATGCTTCAGGTCCAAAACATTTGGATATGACTTTAACTCGCGCAAAATTTGATGATATCACAAAGTCTCTAGTTGAGAGGACACGTATCCCATGTGTAAATGCTCTTCGGGATGCTGGGCTATCAGCAAGTGAAATTGATGAAGTCATCTTAGTTGGTGGATCAACACGGATTCCAGCTGTTCAATCTCTCGTAAAAGAGATCTTTGGAAAAGAACCAAACAAATCTGTAAACCCAGATGAGGTTGTTGCCGTCGGTGCTGCTATCCAAGGTGGAGTATTGGCAGGAGATGTAACAGATGTATTGTTACTTGATGTTACGCCTTTATCGCTCGGTATTGAGACTTTGGGTGGAGTGATGACAAAACTCATAGAGAGAAATACAACAATTCCAACAAGGAAATCCCAAGTATTCTCTACAGCTGCGGACAACCAAACAACAGTCTCCGTTCATGTCTTGCAAGGTGAACGTGAAATGGCAAGCCATAACAGAACATTGGGTAGATTTGATTTAGTTGGTATCCCTAGTGCACCACGTGGAGTTCCACAAATCGAAGTTACATTTGATATAGATGCAAATGGTATTGTCCATGTTTCTGCAAAGGATTTAGGAACAGGCAAAGAACAAAAGATTCGCATAGAATCTTCTTCCGGTCTTACAGAAGAAGAAATCAAAAAAATGGTAAAAGATGCGGAGGCACATGCTGAAGAAGATCGCAAAGCACGAGAATTTGCGGATACTCAGAATGAGTTGGAGTCGATTTGCTATAGTTTGGAAAAAACGGCAGCTGAGGCTGGAGACAAACTCGATGCTTCTGAAAAACAACGTGTGACTGATGAGGTAAAACGTGGAAGGGAAGCAATCGAGTCCAAGGATCTTGAGCGAATGAAATCCGCGAAAGATTCTATCCAACAAGTAGCAACGCAAATTGCCCAAAAGATTTACGCAAGCGCAGGTCCGCAAGCTGAGACAAGCGCTGGAGGTAACAATGGGGCTGGGCCTGAGTCCAATGGATCTGGCGAGAAGGTAGTCGATGCTGACTATACCGTCGTTGACGAAGATAAAAAGTAG
- the dnaJ gene encoding molecular chaperone DnaJ translates to MSDRGYYEILGVSKGASDDEIKAAYRKLAIKFHPDKNKGDKEAEEKFKEATEAYEVLRDPQKRAAYDQFGKAGVGAGGAGYGQGAYTDFSDIFGDFGDIFSEFFGGGGARGGARRGGPQRGSDLRYNLEISLEDAALGKEYKIEIPRAETCTDCNGSGAAKGSSPTVCPDCSGSGQVRRTQGFFSVTTTCPRCKGKGKIITNPCKTCKGEGLVEKRRTIHIKIPPGVESGSRLKVSGEGEAGPSGGPHGDLYVVTHIKKHPVFERQGNDLIVQKSISLSLACLGGEIEVPSIEGKQIQVKIPEGTESGQVFRLKGHGIPYLGSYGKGDQHVVIRVEIPKKLTKRQKELLEEFAKESGEKVGAGGKSKLFFR, encoded by the coding sequence ATGAGCGACCGCGGTTATTACGAAATATTAGGCGTCTCCAAAGGCGCCTCGGATGATGAAATCAAGGCTGCCTATCGCAAACTTGCGATCAAATTCCACCCTGACAAAAATAAGGGTGATAAGGAAGCCGAAGAAAAATTCAAAGAGGCAACGGAAGCCTACGAAGTGTTACGTGATCCGCAAAAACGTGCCGCTTATGACCAATTTGGAAAGGCAGGTGTAGGTGCTGGAGGCGCAGGCTATGGCCAAGGTGCTTACACCGATTTTTCAGATATCTTTGGTGATTTTGGCGATATCTTCAGCGAATTCTTTGGCGGTGGTGGGGCACGTGGCGGAGCTAGAAGAGGTGGACCTCAAAGAGGTTCGGACCTTCGTTACAATCTGGAGATTAGTTTAGAGGATGCGGCCCTAGGAAAAGAGTATAAAATTGAAATTCCGAGAGCAGAAACCTGTACAGATTGTAACGGATCAGGAGCAGCCAAAGGATCTTCACCGACTGTCTGCCCAGATTGCTCTGGCAGTGGGCAAGTAAGACGGACACAAGGTTTTTTTAGTGTGACTACAACCTGTCCACGGTGCAAAGGCAAAGGAAAAATTATAACCAATCCTTGTAAAACCTGCAAAGGAGAAGGTCTAGTTGAAAAACGTAGAACCATCCATATCAAGATTCCACCTGGTGTTGAATCCGGCAGTCGATTGAAAGTTTCGGGTGAAGGGGAAGCTGGACCAAGTGGTGGCCCACATGGTGACTTGTATGTGGTAACCCATATCAAAAAACACCCGGTATTTGAAAGACAAGGCAACGATTTGATCGTACAAAAATCCATTTCACTTTCTCTGGCTTGCTTAGGTGGAGAAATTGAGGTACCTTCTATTGAAGGTAAACAGATCCAAGTTAAAATTCCGGAAGGAACAGAAAGTGGCCAAGTATTCAGATTGAAGGGACATGGCATACCTTACCTGGGTTCGTATGGAAAGGGTGACCAACATGTTGTGATCCGAGTCGAAATTCCTAAAAAATTGACAAAACGACAAAAAGAACTCCTGGAAGAATTTGCCAAAGAATCAGGAGAAAAGGTAGGAGCTGGCGGAAAATCGAAGTTGTTTTTCCGCTAA
- a CDS encoding circularly permuted type 2 ATP-grasp protein, which translates to MFIADYESKNVYDEMFSKEGNARQSYHFLKSKMESLGGLELVKRSSSAEKALMSLGITFTLYGEGEQQERIMPFDVIPRIVPSEEWVRMESGLKQRIQALNLFLKDLYGEGKILKDKVIPRDIVESSAGYLKQCIGLKPPKDIWIHITGTDLVRDGEGTFHVLEDNLRCPSGVSYVLENREVMKRTFPELFDKLNIRQVYDYPYHLRSMLENLADVEDPVIAVWTPGVFNSAYYEHSFLAQKMGVFLVEGSDLVVEKDHVFMKTTKGLRKIDVIYRRIDDTFMDPNSFRPDSLLGVKGIFEAYKKGNIALANAPGTGVADDKVIYSFVPKIIKYYLGEEAIIPNVPTYLCSQEDDFKYVIENIHNLVVKAANGAGGYGMIIGPKSTKQEQEDFKKLIIGDPRNYIAQPVLNLSTVPTLIADKIEARHVDLRPFILYGKEIYVMPGGLTRVALRKGSLVVNSSQGGGSKDTWVLG; encoded by the coding sequence ATGTTTATCGCAGATTACGAATCTAAAAACGTATACGATGAGATGTTTTCTAAAGAAGGAAACGCTCGGCAAAGTTATCATTTTCTAAAAAGTAAAATGGAAAGCCTTGGTGGATTAGAGCTTGTCAAACGAAGTTCTTCCGCTGAGAAGGCATTGATGTCCTTGGGCATCACCTTTACCTTATATGGAGAAGGTGAACAACAAGAACGCATTATGCCATTTGATGTCATTCCTCGAATCGTGCCCAGTGAAGAATGGGTTCGTATGGAAAGTGGCCTCAAACAACGAATCCAAGCATTGAATTTATTTCTTAAAGATCTATATGGTGAAGGGAAAATTCTTAAAGATAAAGTGATTCCAAGAGATATTGTGGAGTCAAGTGCTGGCTACTTAAAACAGTGTATTGGCCTAAAACCTCCCAAGGATATTTGGATTCATATCACAGGAACAGACCTTGTGCGCGATGGGGAAGGGACCTTTCACGTATTAGAGGATAATCTTCGATGTCCATCTGGAGTTTCCTACGTATTAGAAAACAGGGAAGTAATGAAGAGAACCTTTCCGGAGTTATTCGACAAACTCAATATACGCCAAGTGTACGACTATCCATATCATCTCAGATCTATGTTGGAAAATCTGGCAGATGTTGAAGACCCTGTCATTGCTGTATGGACTCCGGGGGTCTTCAACTCGGCATACTATGAGCATTCTTTCTTAGCCCAAAAGATGGGTGTATTCCTCGTGGAAGGTTCCGATTTAGTCGTCGAAAAAGACCATGTCTTTATGAAAACAACGAAGGGGCTTCGAAAAATAGATGTCATCTACAGACGGATTGATGATACATTCATGGATCCAAATTCCTTTCGTCCAGATTCTCTTTTAGGTGTCAAAGGTATCTTCGAAGCCTATAAAAAAGGTAACATTGCATTGGCCAATGCGCCAGGCACTGGAGTTGCGGATGATAAGGTGATCTACTCCTTTGTTCCCAAAATTATTAAGTACTATTTAGGTGAGGAGGCGATTATCCCAAATGTTCCAACCTATCTTTGCTCCCAAGAGGATGATTTTAAGTATGTTATAGAAAATATTCACAACCTTGTTGTAAAGGCTGCGAATGGAGCTGGTGGGTATGGAATGATCATAGGCCCAAAATCAACCAAACAAGAACAAGAAGATTTCAAAAAACTCATTATTGGCGATCCAAGAAATTATATCGCCCAACCAGTATTAAATCTTTCAACTGTACCTACTTTGATCGCAGATAAAATTGAAGCAAGACACGTTGATTTAAGACCGTTCATTTTGTACGGCAAGGAAATATATGTAATGCCTGGTGGATTAACTCGCGTAGCATTACGGAAAGGTTCCTTGGTCGTAAATTCATCCCAGGGAGGCGGTTCAAAAGACACCTGGGTTCTCGGATAG